A genomic region of Arachis hypogaea cultivar Tifrunner chromosome 5, arahy.Tifrunner.gnm2.J5K5, whole genome shotgun sequence contains the following coding sequences:
- the LOC112800166 gene encoding coniferyl alcohol acyltransferase-like, translating into MSDITKHGENGNFEVIFSRKTVVKAANPLPKPFSIRLSNLDLLSGRFPVTYLYFYHRPQVDDFRAVVEALKTSLAQVLNYYYPFAGQIAENPKTSEPEIICDNNGALFIEEHINIPLKSVDFYNLNKTIGGKIVSIQPDFPLQVQVTDYTCGGISIAFNFDHALGDASSFGKFIASWCEISQNKPLTCLPDHTRSLHARTPPRYHPSLDQTFIKCTKEDIQNISMNHISLKRLYHINASSINMLQRLASVNGAKRTRIEAFSAYVWKKMIGTIDQSHKKYKMGWLVDGRERMSRGRNSMSNYIGNVLSLALGEASIQELKEASISDIANMVNEAISKVNNEVHFSDLIDWIECHRPGLMIAKAVLGQEGPTLVVSSGRRFPITEIDFGFGTPLIGTVYTSIEKIGVGYMNQRQSAKGDGSWTVSAILWPELAAALESDPIFQPMSTSHLQL; encoded by the coding sequence ATGTCGGATATTACCAAGCACGGTGAGAATGGGAATTTTGAAGTGATATTCAGCAGGAAGACTGTTGTAAAAGCTGCCAATCCATTACCAAAGCCTTTTTCAATCAGACTCTCAAATCTTGACCTCCTTTCAGGCCGTTTTCCAGTTACATACTTGTATTTCTACCACAGGCCACAAGTAGATGACTTCAGAGCTGTCGTTGAGGCTCTCAAGACCTCTCTAGCACAAGTACTTAATTACTACTACCCTTTTGCTGGCCAAATTGCTGAAAATCCCAAAACCAGTGAGCCGGAAATCATTTGTGACAACAATGGTGCTCTATTCATTGAGGAACACATCAATATTCCATTGAAGAGTGTAGATTTCTATAATCTCAACAAAACTATTGGAGGAAAAATAGTCTCCATTCAACCAGACTTCCCCTTGCAAGTTCAGGTAACAGACTACACTTGTGGAGGTATTTCCATAGCATTTAATTTTGACCATGCATTAGGGGATGCAAGTTCCTTTGGTAAATTTATTGCCTCCTGGTGTGAAATATCCCAAAATAAACCACTAACCTGCCTGCCAGACCACACTAGATCCCTTCATGCGCGTACTCCTCCAAGATATCACCCATCCTTGGACCAAACTTTTATCAAATGCACCAAAGAGGATATACAAAACATATCAATGAACCACATCTCACTTAAACGACTATACCACATCAATGCATCAAGTATTAACATGCTGCAGAGACTTGCATCTGTTAATGGTGCAAAGAGAACAAGGATTGAGGCTTTCTCTGCCTATGTATGGAAGAAAATGATCGGTACCATTGATCAAAGCCATAAAAAGTATAAGATGGGTTGGTTGGTCGATGGCAGAGAGAGAATGAGTAGGGGTAGGAATTCCATGTCAAATTACATTGGCAATGTCCTATCTTTGGCTTTAGGGGAAGCAAGTATTCAAGAATTGAAGGAAGCCTCTATATCAGACATAGCTAACATGGTAAATGAGGCAATTTCAAAGGTGAACAATGAGGTTCATTTCTCGGACTTGATTGATTGGATCGAGTGTCATAGGCCTGGTTTGATGATAGCAAAGGCAGTCTTGGGTCAAGAAGGGCCAACCTTGGTCGTGTCCTCAGGAAGGAGGTTTCCTATCACTGAAATTGACTTTGGATTTGGGACTCCCCTGATAGGGACAGTATACACTTCCATTGAAAAGATTGGAGTTGGTTACATGAATCAAAGGCAAAGTGCCAAGGGTGATGGCTCTTGGACTGTGTCTGCTATCTTGTGGCCTGAACTTGCAGCTGCACTGGAGAGTGACCCAATTTTCCAGCCAATGTCTACTTCTCATCTTCAACTTTAG
- the LOC112800165 gene encoding uncharacterized protein, with protein sequence MSPAESLPIFTKSQASFVATFLPFNGLFTSAAASSSSSLKRIALLKPHPMRSTTTTLTRRTTLPLAQPSPLFTRRRLTTPPSSSPSLPPRHHKNPPLHASDSSSPLTSLPSILSSKLLDSSKCKSLIPRLSPHDFDRFFFSTHIATTARNNHHHHHNLDVLTTFRFFNFASKCFGFAFTVRSYCVLLRMLLASNFLPRARSILGSLIDGRAPALFENRRNGPIEIAASMLELNAATGMRYGELDLLIHTLCSQFKNLGVGVAFDAFWLFEKEGILPSTKSCNFLLSSLVKNNELEKSFEVFEAVCRCGSPDVYTISTAVNGFCKGGRVDDAVGLFLRMKELGVSPNVVTYNNVIDGLCKSGRIEEALRFKERMLESKVRPSVVTYCALINGLVKLEKFDEAHCVFLEMRSRGIAPNEFVYNTMIDGYCRNKNMSEALRIRDEMLSNGIIPNDVTLNTLLQGYCRSNQMEQAEKQVEHILSHGLAVNQDACSYVIHWLFGKSRFDAALKIVRQLLLRNVKTSDSLLTPLVCGLCRCGKHAEATELWFGLAKRGLSANTATSNALLHGFCEQGNTEEAITLFREMIQWGLVPDRISFNTLIFGFCKAGHIDEAFVLKEEMNEQGFQSDMYTYNFLMKGLADMGKMDEVNKVLDEAEGCGLVPNVYTYALILEGYCKADQIGHAINLFDELVKKVELSPVLYNILIAAYCRVGNVEEAFKLRDAMKSRGILRTCSTYSSLIYGRCKLGLVEKAKEIFEEIRNEGLLPNVFCYTALIGGYCKLGKMDKAGNILLEMSLNDIQPNRITYTILIDGYCKLGNMKEANKLLNEMIANGITPDDVTRKVLKNGNCKERKLHGALQLRDHLSSRGEPLDEITYSTLVQGLHSPTAISNQK encoded by the coding sequence ATGTCGCCCGCGGAAAGCTTGCCCATCTTCACCAAATCGCAGGCAAGCTTCGTAGCCACCTTCCTTCCTTTCAATGGCTTATTCACCAGCGCCGccgcctcctcctcctcctccctaaAACGCATCGCATTGCTCAAACCCCATCCCATGCGTTCCACAACCACCACCCTCACCAGGAGGACCACTCTCCCACTCGCTCAACCTTCCCCTCTCTTCACGCGCCGCCGCCTCACTACTCctccttcctcttctccttctctcccGCCACGTCATCACAAAAACCCTCCGCTTCACgcttctgattcttcttctcccctcACCTCCCTCCCTTCCATCCTCTCCTCCAAGCTTCTCGATTCTTCCAAATGCAAGTCCCTCATTCCCCGTTTGTCCCCTCACGACTTCGAtcgcttcttcttctctactcACATCGCCACCACCGCCCGAAataatcaccaccaccaccacaacctcGACGTCCTCACCACTTTTCGTTTCTTCAACTTCGCGTCCAAATGCTTCGGTTTCGCTTTCACCGTTCGGTCTTACTGCGTCTTGCTCCGTATGCTTCTCGCTTCGAATTTCTTGCCTCGTGCGAGATCGATTCTCGGAAGTTTGATCGATGGGAGAGCACCTGCTCTGTTCGAAAACCGCCGCAACGGACCAATCGAGATTGCAGCTTCTATGTTGGAGCTTAATGCAGCTACTGGTATGAGATATGGTGAATTGGACTTGTTGATTCATACTCTCTGTTCTCAGTTTAAGAATTTAGGTGTTGGTGTTGCTTTTGATGCATTCTGGTTGTTCGAGAAGGAAGGTATTCTTCCTTCTACTAAGTCCTGCAATTTCTTGCTTAGCTCTTTAGTGAAGAATAATGAGCTTGAGAAGAGCTTTGAGGTTTTCGAGGCTGTTTGTCGATGCGGTTCGCCAGATGTTTACACGATAAGTACTGCTGTTAATGGTTTTTGTAAGGGAGGGAGGGTTGATGATGCCGTTGGGTTGTTTCTAAGAATGAAGGAGTTAGGTGTTTCGCCTAATGTGGTGACTTATAATAACGTGATTGATGGGTTGTGCAAGAGTGGAAGGATCGAAGAGGCCTTGAGATTTAAGGAGAGAATGTTAGAAAGCAAAGTAAGACCATCTGTCGTAACTTACTGTGCCCTTATTAATGGTTTGGTGAAGTTGGAGAAGTTTGATGAGGCACATTGTGTTTTTTTAGAAATGCGCAGCAGGGGAATTGCCCCTAATGAGTTTGTTTATAATACAATGATTGATGGGTACTGCAGGAACAAGAATATGAGCGAGGCACTAAGGATCAGGGATGAGATGTTATCCAATGGGATAATTCCCAATGATGTTACTCTTAATACTCTGTTACAAGGATATTGTAGGAGTAATCAAATGGAGCAAGCTGAGAAACAAGTAGAGCACATTTTATCGCATGGGTTAGCTGTTAACCAGGATGCGTGTTCTTATGTTATTCATTGGTTATTTGGTAAATCCAGATTTGATGCAGCTCTCAAAATTGTAAGACAGCTGCTGTTGAGGAATGTCAAGACCAGTGATAGCTTGCTGACCCCTTTGGTCTGTGGACTTTGTAGATGTGGAAAACATGCAGAGGCAACTGAACTTTGGTTTGGCCTTGCAAAGAGAGGCCTTTCAGCAAATACGGCTACCTCAAATGCTCTTCTTCATGGATTTTGTGAACAAGGGAACACAGAGGAGGCCATCACATTATTCAGAGAGATGATTCAGTGGGGCTTGGTACCAGATAGGATCTCTTTCAACACACTTATATTTGGCTTTTGCAAAGCGGGTCATATCGATGAAGCTTTTGTGCTAAAGGAAGAGATGAATGAGCAAGGATTTCAATCTGATATGTATACCTACAATTTCTTAATGAAGGGATTGGCTGATATGGGAAAAATGGATGAGGTTAATAAGGTTTTGGATGAAGCTGAAGGGTGTGGCTTGGTTCCAAATGTCTATACATATGCACTTATATTAGAAGGATACTGTAAGGCTGACCAGATTGGACATGCCATAAACTTATTTGATGAGCTAGTCAAGAAAGTAGAGCTAAGCCCTGTTCTTTATAACATTCTTATTGCAGCCTACTGTAGAGTTGGGAATGTCGAGGAAGCCTTCAAACTTCGTGATGCCATGAAAAGTAGGGGTATCCTACGCACCTGCTCCACATATTCTTCGCTAATATATGGTAGGTGCAAACTTGGCCTTGTTGAAAAAGCAAAAGAGATTTTTGAAGAAATCAGAAATGAAGGGTTGCTGCCAAATGTTTTTTGCTATACTGCTCTAATTGGTGGTTACTGTAAGTTAGGAAAGATGGATAAAGCTGGGAATATCTTACTTGAAATGTCTTTGAATGACATACAACCTAATAGGATTACCTACACTATTCTGATAGATGGGTATTGTAAATTGGGAAATATGAAAGAAGCAAATAAGCTTTTAAACGAGATGATAGCAAATGGAATAACTCCAGATGATGTCACTCGTAAGGTATTGAAAAATGGGAATTGCAAGGAAAGGAAGCTGCACGGAGCCTTGCAATTGCGTGATCATTTGTCTAGTAGAGGAGAACCCTTAGATGAAATTACATATTCGACATTGGTTCAGGGTTTACATTCTCCTACAGCAATTAGCAATCAGAAATAA